The Pedobacter africanus genome has a window encoding:
- a CDS encoding DinB family protein gives MLDQLRKYSNWANSLLLDTLIANSSSLPESCILLFSHIVNAQTIWVCRIKGIVPEVSVWQLHDLELCKALLEKSAKELSQIVYSEATESPVIKYTVSTGDYYETSVFDILLHVFNHGTYHRAQIAKEMKLHHLKPVNTDYIQFVRLQSERT, from the coding sequence ATGTTGGACCAACTAAGAAAATACAGCAATTGGGCAAATTCACTTTTGTTGGATACCTTAATAGCCAATTCCAGCTCACTTCCTGAATCCTGTATTTTATTGTTTAGCCACATTGTAAATGCACAAACGATATGGGTTTGCAGAATAAAGGGCATCGTGCCTGAAGTGAGTGTCTGGCAGCTACATGATCTGGAATTATGTAAAGCACTCCTTGAGAAAAGTGCAAAAGAGTTGTCGCAAATAGTATATTCCGAGGCCACCGAATCCCCGGTTATTAAGTACACCGTCTCAACCGGTGATTATTACGAAACATCAGTTTTTGATATTTTGCTACACGTTTTTAACCATGGTACTTATCACCGTGCGCAGATAGCCAAAGAAATGAAGCTGCATCACCTTAAACCTGTCAATACAGATTACATCCAATTTGTGAGACTGCAATCCGAAAGAACTTAA